A section of the Apodemus sylvaticus chromosome 10, mApoSyl1.1, whole genome shotgun sequence genome encodes:
- the Bltp2 gene encoding bridge-like lipid transfer protein family member 2 isoform X1 → MPLFLSALLVLLLVALSALFLGRWLVVRLATRWCQRKLQAELKIGSFRFFWIQNVSLKFQQHQQTVEIDNLWISSKLLSHDLPHYVALCFGEVRIRTDLQKVSGLSAPFSQNTEVEQKELSLSPALLKVFCQLFSIHVDAINIMVLKVATSESLWHIQISRSRFLLDSDGKSLICKVNLSKINSKVLKSGQLEDTCLVELSLALDLCLQVGISSWHLKAVTVDVWTLHAELHEGLFHSQLLCHAPGRVSKSVSCSDLTENFAEPTLPGLYILQRLPDQVEVKMENTSVVLSMNSQKRHLTWTLKLLHFLYHRDEDQLPLRSFTANYDMAQMSTELLLEDGLLLSQSRQRIVCLNSLKANVQVTTIDLSASLVLNTCIIHYRHQEFSHWLLMLALETQGASSPDLKQRKKRTFPQILAPIIFSTSVSNVSISIQLGDTPPFALGFNSISLDYQHLRPQSIHQRAVLTVDHLCWRVGSDSHIQRAPHPPNMHVWGEALVLDSFTLQGSYNQPLGLSSTQSNTLFLDCTIRGLQVEISDICAQCLSRILSLVIPQSEKSAVSRKSSLGESVTLLWKVDLKVEDMNLFTLSALVGASEIRLDTLTVLGSAETSTVGIQGLVLALVKSVTEKMQPCCKAPDIPTPVLGLSMLSLTYHSSIRSLEVQCGSGLTLLWSPPDHMYLYQHVLATLQCRDLLRATVFPELIESHSLKAPQATSESEDHLPESSLPRRLLTLTLEVSTAKLTAFVAEDKFITLAAESVSLNRHGGSLQAYCPELAAGFDGNSIFNFKEVEVQLLPELEEMILHRNPFPVLQTLRNRVWLLSLGSVSVEFPYQYDFSGTLDEAVGVQKWLKGLHRETRAWASPSPAPLPPDLLLKVQHFSWVFLDDIFEVKLHDNYELMKDESKESAKRLQLLDAKVAALRKQHGELLPARKIEELYASLERKNIEIYIQRSRRLYGNTPMRRALLTWSLAGLELVALADVSFHGPERVIEQVRELDPGSPFPAEGMDLVIQWCRMLKCNVKTFLVRIRDYPRYLFEIRDWRLMGRLAGTEQNGQPCSRRRQILHLGLPWGNVAVERNMPPLKFYHDFHSEIFQYTVVWGPCWDPAWTLIGQCVDLLTKPSADPSPPLPWWDKSRLLFHGDWHMDIEQANLHQLATEDPYNTTENMHWEWSHLAFHWKPGQFVFKGDLDVNVRTASKYDDCCFLHLPDLCMTLDLQWLCHGNPHDHHSVTLRSPEFLPEVPLGQLHDSYRAFRSENLNLSIKMDLTRHSGTVSQPRILLYSSTLRWMQNFWATWTSITRPICRGKLFNNLKPSKKKLGQHYRQLSCTALFPQLQVHYWASFAQQRGIQIECSQGHVFTRGTQRLIPQAGTVMRRLISEWSVTQMVSDLSQVTVHLMASPTEENADHCLDPLITKTHLLSLSSLTYQRHSNRTTEEELSTRDGDPAFHTHQLYLVDLRISWTTTNRDIAFGLYDGYKKAAVLKRNLSTEALKGLKIDPQMSAKKPKRGIPPSSQVPPHVSTPSFSGRPEKGSSGGAYMLQKLIEETDRFVVFTEEESGMSDQLCGIAACQTDDIYNRNCLIELVNCQMVLRGAETEGCVIVSAAKAQLLQCQHHPAWYGDTLKQKTSWTCLLDGMQYFATTESSPTEQDGRQLWLEVKNIEEHRERSLDSVQELMESGQAVGGMVTTTTDWNQPAEAQQAQQVQRIISRCNCRMYYISYSHDIDPELATQIKPPEVHENQEKEDLLKKQEGAVDTFTLIHHELEISTNPAQYAMILDIVNNLLLHVEPKRKEHSEKKQRVRFQLEISSNPEEQRSSILHLQEAVRQHVAQIRHLEKQMYSIMKSLQDDSKNENLLDLNQKLQLQLNQEKANLQLESEELNILIRCFKDFQLQRANKMELRKQQEDVSVVRRTEFYFAQARWRLTEEDGQLGIAELELQRFLYSKVNKSDDTAEHLLELGWFTMNNLLPNAIYKVVLRPQSSCQSGRQLALRLFSKVRPPVGGISVKEHFEVNVVPLTIQLSHRFFHRMMGFFFPGRNVEDDEVGDEEDKSKLVTTGIPVVKPRQLIATDDAVPLGSGKGVAQGLTRSSGVRRSFRKLPEHPVDDIDKMKERAAMNNSFIYIKIPQVPLCVSYKGEKNSVDWGDLNLVLPCLEYHNNTWTWLDFAMAVKRDSRKALVAQVIKEKLRLKPATGSEVRGKLETKCDLNMQQQEEEKARLLIGLSVGDKNPGKKSIFGRRK, encoded by the exons ATGCCTCTGTTTCTCTCCGCGCTGTTGGTCTTGCTGCTGGTTGCGCTCAGCGCACTCTTCCTAGGCCG GTGGCTTGTGGTCCGGTTGGCCACCAGGTGGTGTCAGCGCAAGTTGCAGGCAGAGCTAAAGATTGGCTCCTTCAGATTTTTTTGGATCCAAAATGTCAGTCTTAAGTTTCAGCAGCACCAGCAGACGGTG GAAATTGACAACTTGTGGATTTCCAGCAAACTCCTTAGCCATGATCTGCC ACACTATGTGGCATTGTGCTTTGGAGAAGTGCGTATCCGGACAGACCTACAGAAGGTTTCTGGCCTGTCTGCCCCATTCTCTCAGAACACAGAGGTGGAGCAAAAGGAACTGTCCCTCAGCCCAGCCTTGCTGAAGGTCTTCTGCCAA CTATTCTCCATTCATGTAGATGCCATAAACATCATGGTTCTTAAGGTGGCTACTTCTGAGTCCTTGTGGCACATCCAGATCAGTAGAAGCAGATTTCTTTTGGACAGTGATGGGAAGAG tctcatCTGTAAAGTGAACCTATCAAAGATCAATAGCAAAGTCCTGAAGAGTGGTCAGCTG GAGGATACATGCCTGGTGGAGCTCTCATTGGCCCTGGACCTGTGCCTGCAGGTAGGCATCAGCAGCTGGCATCTGAAGGCCGTCACTGTGGATGTGTGGACACTCCATGCTGAGCTACATGAAGGCCTCTTCCACAGCCAACTACTGTGTCATGCCCCAGGCCGGGTTTCCAAATCTGTTTCTTGTTCAG ATTTGACTGAGAACTTTGCTGAACCAACTCTTCCTGGCCTGTACATCCTCCAGCGGCTGCCAGACCAAGTCGAGGTGAAGATGGAGAACACAAGTGTGGTGCTGTCTATGAACAGTCAGAAACG GCACTTGACTTGGACACTGAAGCTGCTGCATTTCCTCTACCACCGTGATGAGGATCAACTGCCCCTTCGAAGCTTCACAGCGAACTATGATATGGCACAGATGAGCACTGAACTCCTGTTAGAAG ATGGGTTGTTGCTGTCCCAGAGTCGCCAACGGATTGTCTGCCTCAACTCCCTCAAGGCTAATGTGCAG GTAACCACCATCgacctctcagcttctctagttCTGAACACCTGTATCATTCATTACCGACACCAGGAATTCTCTCACTGGCTGCTTATGCTAGCGCTGGAGACCCAAGGAGCTAGCTCACCTGAtcttaaacaaaggaagaaaag AACCTTCCCTCAGATCCTGGCTCCCATTATCTTCAGCACCTCAGTCTCCAATGTCAGCATTTCCATTCAGCTTGGAGATACACCACCTTTTGCTTTGGGGTTCAATTCCATCTCCCTGG ACTACCAGCACCTCCGGCCACAGAGTATCCATCAGCGGGCAGTCCTAACTGTAGATCATCTCTGCTGGCGTGTGGGCAGTGACTCCCACATTCAGCGGGCACCACATCCACCTAATATGCATGTTTGGGGTGAAGCACTTGTTCTGGACTCCTTCACACTACAG GGAAGTTATAACCAGCCCCTGGGCTTGTCCAGCACTCAATCCAATACTCTCTTTCTTGACTGTACTATTCGAGGACTTCAGGTAGAAATATCAGACATCTGTGCCCAGTGTCTGTCTCGAATCCTCTCCTTGGTGATTCCACAATCTGAAAAGTCAGCTGTCTCTAGGAAATCTTCACTTGGGGAATCTGTGACCTTACTGTGGAAGGTAGACTTGAAGGTGGAAGACATGAACCTGTTCACTCTTTCTGCACTGGTTG GTGCTTCAGAGATACGACTGGACACACTGACTGTCTTGGGGAGTGCTGAGACCTCCACTGTGGGAATTCAAGGACTTGTGCTTGCATTAGTAAAATCAGTCACAGAGAAGATGCAGCCCTGTTGCAAGGCTCCTGACATCCCCACGCCAGTGCTGGGCCTCTCCATGCTTTCCCTCACCTACCATAGCAGCATCCGCTCTCTAGAG GTCCAGTGTGGTTCGGGGCTGACTTTACTCTGGAGCCCCCCAGATCACATGTACCTGTACCAGCACGTCCTGGCCACTCTACAGTGCCGAGACCTTTTACGAGCTACTGTGTTTCCTGAGCTTATTGAGTCCCATTCACTAAAGGCTCCACAGGCCACTTCTGAGTCTGAAGACCATCTCCCTGAGTCATCCCTACCTAGGCGGCTACTAACCCTGACCCTGGAGGTGAGCACTGCCAAGCTAACAGCTTTCGTGGCTGAGGACAAGTTCATTACCCTGGCTGCAGAGAGTGTGTCACTGAACCGGCATGGAGGTTCGCTGCAGGCTTACTGCCCAGAGTTGGCTGCTGGCTTTGATGGCAATAGCATCTTCAACTTCAAGGAGGTAGAGGTGCAGCTTCTGCCTGAACTGGAAGAGATGATCCTCCACAGGAACCCCTTCCCTGTACTGCAGACCCTCCGCAATCGGGTTTGGCTTCTTTCCCTTGGATCAGTCTCAGTGGAGTTTCCTTATCAATATGATTTCTCTGGAACTTTGGATGAGGCCGTGGGAGTTCAGAAATGGCTAAAGGGGCTGCATCGAGAAACTCGTGCTTGGGCTTCCCCAAGCCCTGCCCCTCTCCCACCTGATTTACTCCTAAAGGTTCAACACTTTTCTTGGGTTTTCCTGGATGACATCTTTGAGGTGAAACTTCATGATAACTACGAACTGATGAAGGATGAAAGTAAGGAGAGTGCCAAAAGGCTGCAGTTGCTAGATGCCAAAGTGGCCGCCCTGCGGAAGCAGCATGGGGAGCTGTTGCCAGCTCGAAAGATTGAGGAGCTCTATGCCTCTTTGGAACGCAAAAACATTGAAATCTACATCCAGCGCTCTCGGCGTCTCTATGGCAACACACCCATGCGCCGCGCACTGCTCACTTGGAGCCTGGCAGGGCTGGAGCTGGTGGCTTTGGCGGATGTGTCCTTCCATGGGCCAGAGCGTGTGATAGAGCAGGTTCGGGAACTTGATCCTGGCAGCCCTTTTCCTGCTGAAGGAATGGACCTTGTCATTCAGTGGTGTCGAATGCTCAAGTGCAACGTCAAAACCTTTCTGG TTCGGATCCGAGACTATCCACGGTACCTGTTTGAGATCCGGGACTGGCGGCTAATGGGTCGACTTGCAGGCACTGAGCAGAATGGCCAGCCGTGCTCCCGTCGACGTCAAATCCTGCATTTGGGGCTTCCCTGGGGTAACGTGGCAGTAGAAAGGAACATGCCCCCACTCAAGTTTTATCATGACTTCCACT CGGAAATCTTCCAGTACACAGTGGTGTGGGGCCCATGCTGGGATCCAGCCTGGACACTGATTGGTCAATGTGTGGACCTCTTGACCAAGCCTTCAGCTGACCCCAGCCCACCTTTGCCCTGGTGGGATAAGAGCCGTCTTCTGTTCCATGGGGACTGGCATATGGATATTGAACAAGCAAACCTGCATCAGCTGGCCACTGAG GATCCATACAATACAACTGAAAACATGCACTGGGAGTGGAGCCACCTCGCTTTTCATTGGAAACCTGGTCAGTTTGTGTTCAAAGGGGATCTGGATGTCAACGTAAGAACAGCTTCTAA GTATGACGACTGCTGCTTCCTTCACCTGCCTGACCTCTGCATGACACTGGACCTACAGTGGCTCTGCCATGGGAACCCTCATGATCATCACAGTGTCACTCTGAGGTCCCCAGAGTTCCTGCCTGAGGTACCCTTGGGCCAGCTCCATGACTCCTACCGGGCCTTCCGCTCTGAGAACCTCAATCTCTCCATCAAGATGGATTTGACTCGCCATAGTGGGA CAGTATCCCAGCCCCGAATTCTGCTGTATAGTAGTACCCTGCGCTGGATGCAAAATTTCTGGGCCACTTGGACTAGCATTACAAGGCCCATATGTAGAGGAAAGCTCTTCAATAACCTGAAGCCCAGCAAGAAGAAGCTCGGCCAGCACTACAGACAGCTTTCCTGTACCGCACTGTTTCCCCAGCTACAG GTACATTATTGGGCTTCCTTTGCCCAGCAACGGGGCATCCAGATTGAGTGCAGTCAGGGCCATGTCTTCACTCGGGGAACTCAGCGACTTATACCTCAAG CTGGCACAGTGATGCGGCGCCTTATTTCTGAGTGGAGTGTGACCCAGATGGTGAGTGACTTAAGTCAGGTGACTGTTCATCTGATGGCTTCACCCACTGAAGAGAACGCTGACCACTGCCTTGATCCCTTGATCACGAAGACCCACCTATTGAGCCTGTCTTCCCTTACTTACCAACGGCATAGCAATCGCACCACTGAAGAG GAGCTTTCTACTCGAGATGGTGATCCTGCCTTTCATACACACCAGCTGTATTTGGTAGATTTACGGATTTCCTGGACAACCACCAACAGAGACATTGCCTTTGGCTTATATGATGGCTACAAAAAAGCAGCTGTACTGAAACGTAATCTCTCTACTGAGGCCCTGAAAGGTTTGAAGATTGATCCTCAGATGTCAGCCAAAAAGCCGAAGCGGGGTATCCCGCCTAGCTCCCAAGTTCCACCTCATGTCAGCACGCCCAGCTTCAGTGGACGGCCTGAGAAGGGATCATCAGGAG GTGCTTACATGTTGCAGAAGCTGATTGAAGAGACAGATAGATTTGTAGTATTCACAGAAGAGGAGTCTGGTATGAGTGACCAATTGTGTGGCATTGCTGCCTGCCAGACAGATGACATATACAACCGAAACTGCCTTATTGAGCTGGTTAACTGCCag ATGGTTCTtcgtggagcagagacagaaggctgTGTCATTGTGTCAGCTGCCAAAGCCCAGTTGCTGCAGTGCCAACACCATCCAGCTTGGTATggtgacacactgaaacaaaagaCTTCCTGGACTTGCCTGTTAGATGGCATGCAGTATTTTGCCACCACTGAAAGCAGCCCTACTGAACAGGATGGCCGGCAGCTCTGGTTAGAG GTGAAGAATATCGAGGAGCACCGGGAACGCAGTCTGGACTCTGTTCAGGAGCTGATGGAAAGTGGGCAGGCAGTGGGAGGCATGGTCACTACAACCACAG ATTGGAACCAGCCAGCTGAAGCCCAGCAAGCCCAGCAAGTCCAGCGGATCATTTCACGTTGTAATTGCCGGATGTACTATATTAGCTACAGCCACGACATTGATCCTGAGCTAGCAACTCAGATTAAGCCACCTGAGGTTCATGAGAACCAGGAAAAGGAGGATCTCTTAAAGAAGCAGGAAG GAGCTGTGGATACTTTCACTCTCATCCACCACGAATTGGAAATTTCTACCAACCCAGCTCAGTACGCTATGATTCTGGACATTGTGAACAACCTGCTTCTCCATGTAGAACCCAAGCGGAAG GAGCATAGTGAAAAGAAACAGCGTGTCAGGTTCCAGCTCGAGATCTCTAGCAATCCCGAGGAGCAGCGCAGCAGCATATTACACCTGCAGGAGGCTGTGCGGCAGCATGTGGCCCAGATAAGGCACCTAGAGAAGCAGATGTACTCTATCATGAAG TCTTTACAGGATGACAGCAAGAATGAGAACTTGCTGGACCTAAACCAAAAGCTTCAGTTACAGCTAAACCAAGAAAAGGCCAACCTGCAGCTGGAAAGTGAAGAACTGAACATCCTCATCAG ATGTTTTAAGGATTTCCAACTGCAGCGAGCCAATAAAATGGAGCTCCGCAAACAGCAGGAAGATGTGAGTGTGGTCCGACGCACTGAGTTTTACTTTGCTCAGGCGCGTTGGCGCCTGACAGAAGAGGACGGACAGCTGGGAATTGCTGAGCTGGAGCTACAGAGGTTCCTTTACAGCAAG GTGAATAAGTCTGATGACACAGCAGAACATCTCCTGGAGTTGGGTTGGTTCACTATGAACAACCTTCTCCCTAATGCTATTTATAAG GTGGTTCTACGGCCCCAGAGTTCCTGCCAGTCTGGGAGACAGCTAGCCCTCCGCCTCTTCAGCAAAGTCCGGCCACCTGTTGGTGGTATCTCTGTTAAGGAACACTTTGAG GTAAATGTAGTGCCTCTCACCATCCAGCTGTCCCACCGGTTCTTCCATAGAATGATGGGGTTTTTCTTTCCTGGTCGAAATGTGGAAGATGATGAAGTTGGTGATGAAGAGGATAAGTCCAAACTGGTGACTACTG GAATACCAGTAGTGAAGCCTCGGCAGCTGATAGCAACTGATGATGCAGTACCACTAGGCTCTGGGAAGGGTGTAGCACAGGGCTTGACCAGGAGTTCTGGAGTCAGAAGATCATTTCGCAAATTACCTGAG CACCCAGTTGATGATATTGACAAGATGAAAGAGCGAGCTGCCATGAACAACtccttcatatatataaaaatccCACAAGTTCCACTGTGTGTCAGTTATAAG GGTGAGAAGAACAGTGTGGACTGGGGTGACCTTAACTTGGTGCTACCCTGTCTGGAGTACCACAACAACACGTGGACATGGCTGGACTTTGCCATGGCTGTTAAAAGGGACAGCCGAAAAGCTCTGGTTGCCCAG GTAATCAAAGAAAAGCTAAGGTTGAAACCTGCAACGGGGTCTGAGGTACGGGGAAAGCTAGAAACAAAATGTGACCTGAACATGCAAcaacaggaagaggagaaagcTCGGCTCCTCATTGGTTTAAGTGTGGGTGACAAGAACCCCGGCAAGAAGTCCATCTTCGGCAGGCGCAAGTGA